Proteins from one Polynucleobacter wuianus genomic window:
- a CDS encoding sodium-dependent bicarbonate transport family permease — protein MNILLDPTILFFIFGIFAGLVKSNLEIPQPISRFLSLYLLMALGLKGGFALNKSGFTPEIAISLGLAITLAIAIPLLGYNFLKYKLDKLDAAAIAATYGSISAVTFITTTQVLDQSGISYGGHMAAAMALMESPAIIIAIILANRIRQQRSGNASGHTSLGKILHESFTDGGQLLLLGALVVGLISGDSGHKVMAPFSIDLFKGLLAFFLLDMGLLAAKSLGELKGKPSVTLAYAFIAPPTHAMIALGLCHIFHISLGDTILLMILAASASYIAVPAVLRHAMPEVSPALYMGMSLGITFPLNIILGIPIYSAVAKYFV, from the coding sequence ATGAATATCTTGCTAGATCCCACCATCCTCTTTTTCATCTTCGGCATCTTTGCGGGCCTAGTGAAATCCAATTTAGAAATTCCACAGCCCATTTCTCGATTTCTTTCGCTATATCTACTGATGGCTCTGGGATTAAAAGGTGGATTTGCTTTAAACAAATCAGGCTTTACTCCTGAGATTGCTATTAGTCTTGGTCTGGCGATCACTTTAGCAATAGCCATTCCGCTATTGGGCTACAACTTTCTTAAATACAAACTAGATAAACTGGATGCCGCCGCGATTGCCGCTACTTACGGATCTATTAGTGCGGTTACTTTTATTACTACTACACAGGTCTTAGATCAAAGCGGTATTAGTTATGGCGGACACATGGCCGCGGCAATGGCCCTCATGGAGTCACCCGCCATCATCATCGCCATCATTCTTGCCAACAGAATTCGTCAACAACGCTCAGGCAATGCCAGTGGCCACACTTCATTGGGCAAGATACTTCACGAATCATTTACTGATGGTGGGCAACTACTCTTATTAGGAGCCTTAGTAGTAGGGCTCATTTCAGGTGATTCGGGTCACAAAGTCATGGCGCCCTTTTCGATTGATTTATTTAAGGGTTTATTAGCATTCTTCTTGCTCGATATGGGATTGCTTGCCGCCAAGAGTTTAGGGGAGCTCAAAGGTAAGCCTTCGGTGACTTTAGCTTATGCCTTCATTGCGCCGCCTACCCATGCGATGATTGCCTTGGGTTTATGCCATATATTTCATATCTCTCTGGGAGATACGATCCTTTTGATGATTTTGGCGGCAAGCGCTTCTTATATTGCGGTTCCAGCAGTATTGCGCCATGCAATGCCCGAGGTAAGTCCAGCCTTGTATATGGGCATGTCCCTTGGCATCACCTTCCCTTTAAATATTATCTTAGGCATTCCAATCTATAGCGCAGTAGCCAAATATTTTGTTTAA